Below is a genomic region from Xiphophorus hellerii strain 12219 chromosome 1, Xiphophorus_hellerii-4.1, whole genome shotgun sequence.
aataaaaataaaaatcatataaCAACGTACAATAAGAAAGAGGCTAAATAACAAACCACATTCAACGGTACGCTCATTTGGTTTAGTCAAACAATACTGGAAGAGAATAACTTCAGTCAGGACTACAATAACACCTTCAGTCGTGGGAAGATAAAAACTTCTGCAGACCTTAATAACCTGCTACATATATGTTACAAGCTACATCCATTTTAGTTCAACTACTAACATGAAGTTTTTTATTCATCGGAGTGTTCACCGCCTCACTCCAATGTCAGGtaataaaatattgtattaTTCTCATCGTGTAAAATAGTCACTTATCTGATGTGCTTGGTCAAACTtctttaaggctttttaaatataaaactagaATTATGACATCATCTTTTTATGGCAggaaaatttaagacttttcttTAAGCAAGAGCCCTCTGGGGGGTTTGTAAGTCTCTTCATTGGTAAGCAAAATACCCATTCCTTTTATTAAACCTTTTACTAAAAAGATGTCCACAAGTCATTTTTTCCAAGTTCAAGTCAAGTCATGAGTTTCTAAGTACTCTGAACATTCTCACACTGGATGCATGGCGGAAACCACAGAGTTACTGTTATGGATATAACTCATTATTATGAGCCTTAATTGTGAGACACAAAATGTCTCCccaattaaaatatgaaattgttCAATGAAATATAGATTGCAACTAGTTTTTGATTCAATCAGTAAGGAAGTGTTTTCAATAAGAACAGGACAGTGCAAATCTTTTCAATAGAGGTGGGAATTTATCGTATCATTTATCATTCTCCTGATGAATTTCTTTTCATGATAAGGATTTTGATTTATCGCTGTCATGATAAATTAGAATTATTGATGCTTAAAAACCCAAACTGTCCTTATTGTCCAGATCAATAAACAATAATCAAATTGAAAATATGGTTAAACCAGTTACTGTGACCTTTATGTGACCAGCGTtcttcaagagcagtatttgtgtttgtggagctACAATTGCTCTGTCATGCAGTCACAGCTATTAAGTTAAACTGAAGTAATAGttcttattgtcatttttattgataaaaaaaatcacaattgtgcaaaatattgtgataaaactgcCCACccctactttttattttaatgctgttACCAATCTAAAAAGACGTTGGAGTTAAATTGAGTGTGTCCTCAAATAACCCAGAGTCACAGTTGAAAATGAGAGACATCCATATAGTCATTATTATGATGCTACATTAGATATGAACCGGTAGCTCTGAGCCATTAATGGTCTGTGGTCCGCAAGCATCCCTGATTAATTAATCGAACGCAACCCTGTTGCATCAGAGCTCTGCTATCGTCTTACTTACTGAACTAAATGGTGATCAGTTTTAGCATGAAACCAAAACAGACTAACTTGAAACTTTACTAGGTAGCCTTATTGGTTATCTACTAAAATGAGCTACAGGTGAACTGTTCACCTGCATTACATGAGACTCGAGTCTCAAACTTAGAGTGTAAGTCGAGTCTGAAGTCATCGTTACATATTCTGCATAAACCAAGAAATTTGTTCTTGCTTCTGGAGCTGTGAGGAAAGGATGGCATGGTTGAGTTTTTGCAGCTTGTTCTCAACACATTGTgtggaaataattaaatttttttatcagaaatttGAGCTGGTTGTCATTAGTCACAACCaggaaaaagtggaaatgttgtgttttgtcaacatttcatttaagAACAAAGTTCTGCTCTTGACTTTGCTGTGAAGTTTGAAATGTTCTGATTTGGTCTAAATTTGTTCTTTGAATAAACCAACAGATTCCTCAGTTATTGCAAAGAATGTAAAGTCTTTAAGTCAAAGATTTGAGTCTTCATCTCTGTGTTAAACGtggcacaaaaaaaactttaaatgtagctctCCTGCATTCACATAGAGTGCTTTACATTCTCCTTAGCATGCATTGCTACATGCAAGCAAAACAGCAGAACCcacaacatatatatatttatacagtaACAAGGAGCAAAGACATTCTTGCTTTATGGATAAAATCAGCTTCAGTAGCTACAAGAGACAGTTTATTCAACAAACAGAATTCTGTCATGCGCAAAAAAATTCTAACAAATAAATACAGCTAAATACAGCTTACTGTCGTTGCAAACTTTCCCCCCTTACAATAATGCCCTTTACACCGACTTCCTCCTTAAACTACTGAACTCCTGGAAGCTGTGCTCAGGCGACAGTGTGCTTCCAGGGGAGGAGAGTCCAGTATTGTCCTTGGATCTCGACGAGCAGCCCTCGATCCTATAGGAGACTGAGTTGTAGTAAACTGAGTTAACGTGGCCTCCGTGGTGTTTGCTGCGGTTCACCACAGGGTCGTCACAAACCTCTGAGCGGTAACACACGcaggaggagcagagggagCTGACGCTCGTCTCCTCCCTCCGTCTTCCTGGCTTGATCCGAAAATGCAGCCTGTGCCTGCAGGGACGTTCCTGCCTCTCTGTGTCCTCAGCTGGGGAAGGGATGAGGTTGGTGCGACTGGTTCCCTCCTGCATGGGGAGGAAGAGTGTGCTGTGGCTGCGGCCGTGCACCATGCTGTCCCTGCTGGTCCTCTCCCTCTGTTCACCTACAACGCGGAGGCCGGTGGACCCCTCTAAAAGACCCTTGTCCCTCTTCAGCGAAGCTCTCTCCTGAGCATCCCGTCTTTCATCCTCGGTGTTCATGGTGAGGAAACGCAGGACCACCAAATTGAGAAAAGCTCCGATTACCGTCAGCCCCACCAGAATGTACATGAAGCTGAAGGCGACATAAGGCGTTTTCTCCTGGAGGTCCTCCTTCTTCTGCAGGGCCACAAAGTCCCCAAAGCCAATAGTGGTGAGAGTAATGAAGCAGTAGTAGTATGCATGGAAAAAGCTCCATCCCTCAAAGTGGGAAAAGGCTGCGGCTCCCACACACAGTGTTCCAATGCAGGACAGGAAGCCCACCAGGACCATGTTCTCCATGGACACCTCGGTGCGTCTGAAACCCAGACACTGCTTCATTTTGTGGAGGAGGTAGCGGACGAACGTGTTCATTCTCTCTCCGAGGCTCTGGAACATCACAAGAGTGAGAGGAATGCCGAGAACAGCGTAGAACATGCAGAAGACTTTTCCTGCATCTGTTCCTGGTGCAGCGTGTCCATACCCTTAATGCAGAGAGGTAAACAGAAGAAAGGGCAATATTGAAGCAACCCTTAGGAGGTACAACATGAggtaaatatttctttgaaatgcagctgaatgaaagtaaaacattctTACTTccaaagaaaggagaaaaaagctgcGCCTCAACTTACCTATGGTCGTGATGACcgtaatggcaaaataaaaggAGCCAGCAAATTTCCACTGCCTCCCGGCGCGGTGGGGCTCCGCTTGCAGCACCACTCGCTCGATTTCGCGGTAATCGTCCTCAGAGAAGCGGTACTTCCTCTTCATCTCACTGCGCTTCTGCTCCAAGATGCGCCTGCGGGAGTTCTCCGACTCGGACTCCAGCGCGTCAAACACCGCGGCGCCGACCAGCAGGTAGGAGAACATGCAGAGGATGAGCGAGAGGGTCCGGACGTTCTGCTTCTTCATCCTCGGTGTCGGCATGGGGAGTCCGGAGGATGAAGGAGAGGTGGGGAGGCTGCAGTTACATGTGGTGCGGCTTTTCAGCGTACAGACATCACATCGGTGCTGCAGCCTGTTGCGTTCAACAAAAGCAGCGGAGGCGGGCAGGCAGGCAGGAAAATAAAGCCTGCAAGTGCGGTTTGAGCTGTTTTCAGTGTATGTATAAAAATGCGTATGCAGCCTACCTGCTCTTGATGTGGCCATCTGTTTAAACAAGTGGCCCCGCATTACTTCATCGCATGCGCAAAGCAACCTCCAGTGAAAGGCTGTCTTTAATGTAGGTGTGTGTTTGGAGAGGCTTCAGCACCACGGACAGCAACCTGCGGATTTCAGTCAGTTGTAGACTTTGAAATATACAGTGCCACAATGTCCCACTAATTATAATAACAATGatagtaaacattttattttttcagataaataCGACAAGATTGTTGGCGAAACAAACCAGACGCAATGCTTTACATTAacttaaactgaaaacaatggAAGCAAAGCATTAAAAACCGGAACAACCGTTTAATGATGcctcctgttttcttcttaatATTACAGTGAGTTGAGATTTCAGTGGCTCTATTTGAGTAACACATAAAGGTAGGTAAAATAGTAGCGGTGCAAAGTTTTGCATGTGTAAATTGTTTAATCAAGCATAATAAACTGTTTCTAACATCTCTAAAGAGACAACAGGAGCtttctaataaataatttctttattgtCAATGTGAGGTAAGACAGTGGCTGAAGCGGGGCGTTTTGTcatgctaaatgaaaaatatgacatATTTGCATTACAGAAACTAATTAAGATGTTTTCTAAATTACTCACACTGGGGGTTTTCTGAGCTTGTatgttctccttgtgcatgTCATGGGATCTGTACTGGTACTCTGACTTCCTCCTTTAATCCAAACACATGACTTTTAGATTCATTGGTAACTCTGGATTGTCCTCAGGAGAGAgagtttgtgtctgtgtgtgtgtccactctgtaccctgcctctcgtgGCCCAATGGCCGCTGGAGATAGCCACCCTATGGGTAGGTGAAGGGCACATTTAAATAGAACTTTATTattacttaatttttatttaattttgttactTTTGGACTTCCATACAGATGTATGTAAAACCAAAATGCTAAGCCAGTTAAAGTTAAATCGAAAGCTAATATTTGGAGccaattattttaaagcttcaAAATAATACGCTTTTGACTtgtgacaaataaaattaaattaaatggtATTGCTGCTAGTTTTAATTATCAAATGActaaattaaagcattttatacaaacagattttaaatgaaaaatggaaaaatagccaataaaattaattcttcACTGCAGTATACTAACAGTTTAACtatactgatttaaaaaaagaagtgataaaacctttatttaaaaatagcatCACGTTCTTAAAAAACCGTCAGATCAGAGAAAcatgctgatgtttttttttctcaatattaAAATGCTGGCACAACATGTACAACGTGAGTGAAGAAAACAGGTTGGCTAGATGCTTCCTTACTGTAGGTGATGCcggttgccatggtgactgCACTTGTA
It encodes:
- the kcnk15 gene encoding potassium channel subfamily K member 15, encoding MRGHLFKQMATSRAGRLHTHFYTYTENSSNRTCRLYFPACLPASAAFVERNRLQHRCDVCTLKSRTTCNCSLPTSPSSSGLPMPTPRMKKQNVRTLSLILCMFSYLLVGAAVFDALESESENSRRRILEQKRSEMKRKYRFSEDDYREIERVVLQAEPHRAGRQWKFAGSFYFAITVITTIGYGHAAPGTDAGKVFCMFYAVLGIPLTLVMFQSLGERMNTFVRYLLHKMKQCLGFRRTEVSMENMVLVGFLSCIGTLCVGAAAFSHFEGWSFFHAYYYCFITLTTIGFGDFVALQKKEDLQEKTPYVAFSFMYILVGLTVIGAFLNLVVLRFLTMNTEDERRDAQERASLKRDKGLLEGSTGLRVVGEQRERTSRDSMVHGRSHSTLFLPMQEGTSRTNLIPSPAEDTERQERPCRHRLHFRIKPGRRREETSVSSLCSSCVCYRSEVCDDPVVNRSKHHGGHVNSVYYNSVSYRIEGCSSRSKDNTGLSSPGSTLSPEHSFQEFSSLRRKSV